The nucleotide sequence TAGATCATTTCTGCCGCCGAGCCGTAGGCGGAATTATCCCTGTCGCGAACATTAGAGACGTCTGCCAGGCGATTCAACTGGTACGACTTTCGCGTGCCAGTCTGGAGGCGGGAAAACCGCTTGATTTTACCGCAGCGAAATAATGTTCAGACTGATCAATCCGACTTATTTTTTCGAGCGTTGCGCGTGTGGGTGTGCTTTTTCATAGGTTTCAAGCAGACGCTTGGTACTGACATGCGTATAAATCTGAGTGGTCGTCAGGCTCTTATGCCCCAGAAGTTCCTGCACGCTGCGTAAATCTGCTCCGCCATCCAGCAGATGTGTGGCAAAAGTGTGTCTCAAGGTGTGAGGGCTGGTTTTTTTGTCCAGTCCGGTCTGCAGGAGATACTTTTCCAGCATCCGTCCGACACTTCGCGAAGTTAGCCTGGTTTTCAGACGATTGAGAAACAGGGCATCGGAATCGGGATGAGCGCCCGGTTTGGCTTCGCGCTCTTCCAGCCAGTGTGTTAAAGCTTTGGCGGCGAAACTACCAATGGGTGCGATGCGTTCTTTCCGCCCTTTACCCAGGACGCGAATGATGTTGGCATCCTGGTCCCAGTCACTCACGTTTAATGCCACCAGTTCAGAAACACGCAGTCCGGCAGAATAGAGCGTTTCCAGAATCGCCCGGTCGCGCAGACCCATTTTCTGATTGGCCGGCGGTGCTTCGAGTAACGTTCCAATCTGATCGGTGGTTAAAAAATGAGGTAATTTTCTACCCGTCCGCGGCGTGCGAAGCGGTTTGGCGGGATTGGTTTTCGAGTACCCTTCCCGGCAGCAGTAGCGGAAAAAACTGCGGAGGCAGGCCAGACGCCTGGCAATTGTCGTTTTTTCGTACTGGCATTCATGCAGATACGCAACGTACCGTCTGAGTTCACTGATTCCGATCTGATCGGGAGGGAGTAACGCTCCTTCGTATTCAGTGAGATATTCCACCAGGCTTTCCAGATCTTCCGCGTAAGACTTCAAAGTCAGGTCTGAAGAATTTCTTTCGATTTGCAGATATCGCAGAAAGTGGTCAATCGCATCATGAAGGTCGATCGACCTGACTGCTTGCGAAGAGATCATGTTACATTCAAAATCGTCTGGTGGTCATAGTGGAGCGAATTCACGTAAGGAGATTTTACCGTGTTCGCATCAGGCCGTTTTACGCAGGCGACCTGATTGTTCCTCGAGTTCTGCTTCCCGCCGAAGTTTACGAACTTTCTGGCTCATGACAGCCGCGTCATACCAGGTAAAACTCAAGTCTGTGTCAGCCGCATATTGCCCGAGTGTCTGCAGCATCTGTGAAGAACTTGCATCATCGTAGAGAAACACATAACGTTCGGAATCTTTAACTAACGCAACGACATTCATTTGTTGTTTCACTGTAGCAGTCCTTTGTTTATCGTCAGAGCACTGGAATCTAAGACTGGATAGGTTGGGAGTGCTCATAAAACCGCAATAGTAAATATCGGCTTCTGAGCGGTGGGATTATCGATATTTTCTTACTTTGAAGATGATCTGACGCTCAGCTTGTCCGCCGTGCAGTGTTAACATCTCTAGAATCATTAAATGTGATGTAAACCGTATAAAGTCCTCACTCCGGTGCAGATAGGCTTCCCAGCCACCACTGCGGCGGTCTCCACTGACTTCGAGATAATCACGTAAGTGTGCTACCAGAGCCGCGTCCGCACCATCGAAGAGACGTGTATACGACATGAAAGGCTGGCGGGGATCATACGTTCCGACCTGAGTGGGAGGACAGTAGTCTTCTAACTGCTTCACAACCGAAGTATTATTTTGAGGCGGGAGGGGAGAAACGGAGAGTTTCGGTTTCGGAGCAGCGAGAGTTTCCTGCCCTGCCCCGACTTTTGTTTGTGAATCAGCAGGCAAAGGAGCGTGCAGTGGGGCGTTGAGGGACTGTGAACCCTGATTGGCTTGTGCAGCAGCTTGAATGATTCCGGTTTGATTCTGTGTGTAAGGCCAGGAGTCAAGCGAATCCGTTGACTGGCCTCGGATCACCGTATTCACACCGGCAGGTGGTTCAGAGAGATCAACTGGACAGCCTTCAGGGCAGTCCATCATACCCGTTTTATGGAGCTCTTTTTCTGCTTTTCGGATTTCTTTTTTCTCAATATGACCAGCATGCCTGAGTTCTTTATTCAGTTGATGCTCTTCCTGTCTCATTTCCCGGGCTGCGACGCGATCCATTTTGAACATCTTGTTCCACATTGATGTTTCTGCGTGCCGCTCTTCTACCATGAGAGGCATTCCCGGGATGAACTCCTGAGAATGGGGAGAATACCAGGAGACCTGCATCCCAATGCGGGGCGGATAATAGGGTGAGTAATCTGTAATTGCACCGATGACAACCGCATCCACGTTCA is from Gimesia maris and encodes:
- the xerC gene encoding tyrosine recombinase XerC, with the protein product MISSQAVRSIDLHDAIDHFLRYLQIERNSSDLTLKSYAEDLESLVEYLTEYEGALLPPDQIGISELRRYVAYLHECQYEKTTIARRLACLRSFFRYCCREGYSKTNPAKPLRTPRTGRKLPHFLTTDQIGTLLEAPPANQKMGLRDRAILETLYSAGLRVSELVALNVSDWDQDANIIRVLGKGRKERIAPIGSFAAKALTHWLEEREAKPGAHPDSDALFLNRLKTRLTSRSVGRMLEKYLLQTGLDKKTSPHTLRHTFATHLLDGGADLRSVQELLGHKSLTTTQIYTHVSTKRLLETYEKAHPHAQRSKK